A stretch of the Macaca mulatta isolate MMU2019108-1 chromosome 16, T2T-MMU8v2.0, whole genome shotgun sequence genome encodes the following:
- the OSBPL7 gene encoding oxysterol-binding protein-related protein 7 isoform X5, translating to MDFQERDPPFLPESAQSSKPSSAQQASELWEVVEEPRGRLGTEGVMPERQEGHLLKKRKWPLKGWHKRYFVLEDGILHYATTRQDITKGKLHGSIDVRLSVMSINKKAQRIDLDTEDNIYHLKIKSQDLFQSWVAQLRAHRLAHRLDMSRGTLPSTTHRKVPGAQLPTAATASALPGLGPREKVSSWLRDSDGLDRCSHELSECQGKLQELHRLLQSLESLHRIPSAPVIPTHQASVTTERPKKGKRTSRMWCTQSFAKDDTIGRVGRLHGSVPNLSRYLESRDSSGTRGLPPTDYAHLQRSFWALAQKVHSSLSSVLAALTTERDRLRDMHQGSELSRMGVSEAPTGQRRLHSLSTSSDTTADSFSSLNPEEQEALYMKGRELTPQLSQTSILSLADSHTEFFDACEVLLSASSSENEGSEEEESCTSEITTSLSEEVLDLRGAERCQKGGCVPGRPMGPPRRRCLPAASGPGADVSLWNILRNNIGKDLSKVSMPVQLNEPLNTLQRLCEELEYSSLLDQASRIADPCERMVYIAAFAVSAYSSTYHRAGCKPFNPVLGETYECERPDRGFRFISEQVSHHPPISACHAESENFAFWQDMKWKNKFWGKSLEIVPVGTVNVSLPRFGDHFEWNKVTSCIHNVLSGQRWIEHYGEVLIRNTQDSSCHCKITFCKAKYWSSNVHEVQGAVLSRSGRVLHRLFGKWHEGLYRGPTPGGQCIWKPNSMPPDHERNFGFTQFALELNELTAELKRSLPSTDTRLRPDQRYLEEGNIQAAEAQKRRIEQLQRDRRKVMEENNIVHQARFFSFQLLRP from the exons ATGGACTTCCAAGAGAGGGACCCGCCATTCCTGCCTGAGAGCGCACAGTCCTCAAAGCCCAGCAGTGCTCAGCAG GCCTCTGAGCTGTGGGAGGTGGTGGAGGAGCCTCGGGGCaggctggggacagagggtgtCATGCCTGAGAGGCAGGAAGGTCACCTGCTCAAGAAGAGGAAGTGGCCTCTGAAGGGCTGGCACAAG AGATACTTTGTGCTCGAGGATGGAATCCTTCATTATGCAACTACCCGGCAAGAC ATCACCAAGGGGAAGCTCCATGGCTCCATCGATGTCCGGCTGTCGGTCATGTCCATCAACAAAAAGGCCCAGCGCATTGACCTTGACACTGAAGACAACATCTACCACCTCAAG ATCAAATCCCAGGACCTGTTCCAGAGCTGGGTGGCACAGCTGCGTGCCCACCGCCTAGCCCACCGCCTGGACATGTCCCGTGGCACACTGCCCAGTACCACTCACCGGAAG GTTCCTGGTGCCCAGCTTCCAACAGCAGCTACTGCCTCAGCCCTACCTGGGCTTGGACCGCGGGAGAAGGTGTCTTCCTGGCTGAGGGACAGTGATGGGCTGGACCGTTGCTCTCATG AGCTCTCTGAGTGTCAGGGGAAGCTCCAGGAACTACACAGGCTCCTCCAGAGCCTGGAGTCCCTGCACCGAATCCCCTCAGCCCCTGTTATCCCTACACACCAG GCCTCAGTGACAACTGAAAGACCCAAGAAGGGGAAACGGACCAGCCGCATGTGGTGTACCCAGAGCTTTGCCAAGGATGATACCATTGGACGG GTTGGTCGTCTCCACGGCTCTGTTCCCAACCTGTCTCGCTACCTGGAGTCTCGGGACTCCTCGGGCACCCGTGGGCTGCCACCCACAGACTATGCCCACCTGCAGCGCAGCTTCTGGGCCCTGGCCCAGAAGG TGCACAGCTCCCTCAGCAGCGTCCTGGCCGCCCTCACCACGGAACGGGACCGACTGAGGGATATGCACCAGGGCTCAGAGTTGTCAAGGATGGGG GTCTCCGAGGCCCCCACTGGCCAGAGGCGCCTCCACTCACTGTCCACCTCCTCCGACACCACGGCGGACTCTTTCAGCTCCCTCAACCCTGAGGAG CAAGAAGCTCTGTACATGAAGGGGCGCGAGCTCACCCCCCAGCTGTCGCAGACCAGCATCCTGTCCCTTGCTGATTCCCACACAGAGTTCTTTGATGCCTGTGAGGTTCTCCTGTCCGCCAGCTCTTCTGAGAATGAG GGCTCAGAGGAGGAGGAGTCGTGTACCAGTGAAATCACCACCAGCCTGTCTGAGGAGGTGCTGGACCTCAGGGGAGCTGAGCGCTGTCAGAAAG GGGGGTGTGTTCCAGGGAGACCCATGGGGCCACCCCGCCGTCGCTGCCTGCCGGCGGCCAGCGGACCTGGGGCTGACGTGAGCCTGTGGAACATTCTGCGCAACAACATCGGCAAAGACCTGTCCAAGGTGTCAATGCCTGTGCAGCTCAACGAGCCGCTCAACACTCTGCAGCGGCTCTGCGAGGAGCTGGAGTACAGCAGCCTCCTGGACCAGGCCAGCCGCATCGCCGACCCCTGCGAGCGCATG GTGTACATCGCAGCCTTTGCTGTCTCAGCCTACTCCTCTACGTACCACCGAGCTGGCTGCAAGCCCTTCAACCCTGTCCTGGGGGAGACCTATGAGTGTGAGCGGCCTGACCGAGGCTTCCGCTTCATCAGTGAGCAG GTCTCCCACCACCCCCCTATCTCGGCCTGCCATGCGGAGTCTGAGAACTTCGCCTTCTGGCAAG ATATGAAGTGGAAGAACAAGTTTTGGGGCAAATCCCTGGAGATTGTGCCTGTGGGAACAGTCAATGTCAGCCTGCCCAG GTTTGGGGACCACTTTGAGTGGAACAAGGTGACGTCTTGCATTCACAATGTCCTGAGCGGTCAGCGCTGGATTGAGCACTATGGGGAGGTGCTCATCCGGAACACACAGGACAGCTCCTGCCACTGCAAGATCACCTTCTGCAAG GCCAAGTACTGGAGTTCCAATGTCCACGAGGTACAGGGCGCTGTGCTCAGTCGGAGTGGCCGTGTCCTCCATCGACTCTTTGGGAAGTGGCACGAGGGGCTGTACCGGGGACCCACACCAGGCGGCCAGTGCATCTGGAAACCCA ACTCAATGCCCCCCGACCATGAGCGCAACTTCGGCTTCACCCAGTTTGCCCTGGAGCTGAATGAGCTGACGGCAGAGCTGAAACGGTCACTGCCTTCCACCGACACGAGGCTCCGGCCAGACCAGAG GTACCTGGAGGAGGGGAACATACAGGCTGCTGAGGCCCAGAAGAGAAGGATCGAGCAGCTGCAGCGAGACAGGCGCAAAGTCATGGAGGAAAACAACATCGTACACCAGGCTCGCTTCTTCAG CTTCCAGCTCCTTCGTCCCTGA
- the OSBPL7 gene encoding oxysterol-binding protein-related protein 7 isoform X1, with protein sequence MDFQERDPPFLPESAQSSKPSSAQQASELWEVVEEPRGRLGTEGVMPERQEGHLLKKRKWPLKGWHKRYFVLEDGILHYATTRQDITKGKLHGSIDVRLSVMSINKKAQRIDLDTEDNIYHLKIKSQDLFQSWVAQLRAHRLAHRLDMSRGTLPSTTHRKVPGAQLPTAATASALPGLGPREKVSSWLRDSDGLDRCSHELSECQGKLQELHRLLQSLESLHRIPSAPVIPTHQASVTTERPKKGKRTSRMWCTQSFAKDDTIGRVGRLHGSVPNLSRYLESRDSSGTRGLPPTDYAHLQRSFWALAQKVHSSLSSVLAALTTERDRLRDMHQGSELSRMGVSEAPTGQRRLHSLSTSSDTTADSFSSLNPEEQEALYMKGRELTPQLSQTSILSLADSHTEFFDACEVLLSASSSENEGSEEEESCTSEITTSLSEEVLDLRGAERCQKGGCVPGRPMGPPRRRCLPAASGPGADVSLWNILRNNIGKDLSKVSMPVQLNEPLNTLQRLCEELEYSSLLDQASRIADPCERMVYIAAFAVSAYSSTYHRAGCKPFNPVLGETYECERPDRGFRFISEQVSHHPPISACHAESENFAFWQDMKWKNKFWGKSLEIVPVGTVNVSLPRFGDHFEWNKVTSCIHNVLSGQRWIEHYGEVLIRNTQDSSCHCKITFCKAKYWSSNVHEVQGAVLSRSGRVLHRLFGKWHEGLYRGPTPGGQCIWKPNSMPPDHERNFGFTQFALELNELTAELKRSLPSTDTRLRPDQRYLEEGNIQAAEAQKRRIEQLQRDRRKVMEENNIVHQARFFRCLGLALRPGSPLEPCLEQGRCGRQHLRTLACLLDVHPSLPPPSPARRQTDSSGKEWWVTNNTYWRLRAEPGYGNMDGAVLW encoded by the exons ATGGACTTCCAAGAGAGGGACCCGCCATTCCTGCCTGAGAGCGCACAGTCCTCAAAGCCCAGCAGTGCTCAGCAG GCCTCTGAGCTGTGGGAGGTGGTGGAGGAGCCTCGGGGCaggctggggacagagggtgtCATGCCTGAGAGGCAGGAAGGTCACCTGCTCAAGAAGAGGAAGTGGCCTCTGAAGGGCTGGCACAAG AGATACTTTGTGCTCGAGGATGGAATCCTTCATTATGCAACTACCCGGCAAGAC ATCACCAAGGGGAAGCTCCATGGCTCCATCGATGTCCGGCTGTCGGTCATGTCCATCAACAAAAAGGCCCAGCGCATTGACCTTGACACTGAAGACAACATCTACCACCTCAAG ATCAAATCCCAGGACCTGTTCCAGAGCTGGGTGGCACAGCTGCGTGCCCACCGCCTAGCCCACCGCCTGGACATGTCCCGTGGCACACTGCCCAGTACCACTCACCGGAAG GTTCCTGGTGCCCAGCTTCCAACAGCAGCTACTGCCTCAGCCCTACCTGGGCTTGGACCGCGGGAGAAGGTGTCTTCCTGGCTGAGGGACAGTGATGGGCTGGACCGTTGCTCTCATG AGCTCTCTGAGTGTCAGGGGAAGCTCCAGGAACTACACAGGCTCCTCCAGAGCCTGGAGTCCCTGCACCGAATCCCCTCAGCCCCTGTTATCCCTACACACCAG GCCTCAGTGACAACTGAAAGACCCAAGAAGGGGAAACGGACCAGCCGCATGTGGTGTACCCAGAGCTTTGCCAAGGATGATACCATTGGACGG GTTGGTCGTCTCCACGGCTCTGTTCCCAACCTGTCTCGCTACCTGGAGTCTCGGGACTCCTCGGGCACCCGTGGGCTGCCACCCACAGACTATGCCCACCTGCAGCGCAGCTTCTGGGCCCTGGCCCAGAAGG TGCACAGCTCCCTCAGCAGCGTCCTGGCCGCCCTCACCACGGAACGGGACCGACTGAGGGATATGCACCAGGGCTCAGAGTTGTCAAGGATGGGG GTCTCCGAGGCCCCCACTGGCCAGAGGCGCCTCCACTCACTGTCCACCTCCTCCGACACCACGGCGGACTCTTTCAGCTCCCTCAACCCTGAGGAG CAAGAAGCTCTGTACATGAAGGGGCGCGAGCTCACCCCCCAGCTGTCGCAGACCAGCATCCTGTCCCTTGCTGATTCCCACACAGAGTTCTTTGATGCCTGTGAGGTTCTCCTGTCCGCCAGCTCTTCTGAGAATGAG GGCTCAGAGGAGGAGGAGTCGTGTACCAGTGAAATCACCACCAGCCTGTCTGAGGAGGTGCTGGACCTCAGGGGAGCTGAGCGCTGTCAGAAAG GGGGGTGTGTTCCAGGGAGACCCATGGGGCCACCCCGCCGTCGCTGCCTGCCGGCGGCCAGCGGACCTGGGGCTGACGTGAGCCTGTGGAACATTCTGCGCAACAACATCGGCAAAGACCTGTCCAAGGTGTCAATGCCTGTGCAGCTCAACGAGCCGCTCAACACTCTGCAGCGGCTCTGCGAGGAGCTGGAGTACAGCAGCCTCCTGGACCAGGCCAGCCGCATCGCCGACCCCTGCGAGCGCATG GTGTACATCGCAGCCTTTGCTGTCTCAGCCTACTCCTCTACGTACCACCGAGCTGGCTGCAAGCCCTTCAACCCTGTCCTGGGGGAGACCTATGAGTGTGAGCGGCCTGACCGAGGCTTCCGCTTCATCAGTGAGCAG GTCTCCCACCACCCCCCTATCTCGGCCTGCCATGCGGAGTCTGAGAACTTCGCCTTCTGGCAAG ATATGAAGTGGAAGAACAAGTTTTGGGGCAAATCCCTGGAGATTGTGCCTGTGGGAACAGTCAATGTCAGCCTGCCCAG GTTTGGGGACCACTTTGAGTGGAACAAGGTGACGTCTTGCATTCACAATGTCCTGAGCGGTCAGCGCTGGATTGAGCACTATGGGGAGGTGCTCATCCGGAACACACAGGACAGCTCCTGCCACTGCAAGATCACCTTCTGCAAG GCCAAGTACTGGAGTTCCAATGTCCACGAGGTACAGGGCGCTGTGCTCAGTCGGAGTGGCCGTGTCCTCCATCGACTCTTTGGGAAGTGGCACGAGGGGCTGTACCGGGGACCCACACCAGGCGGCCAGTGCATCTGGAAACCCA ACTCAATGCCCCCCGACCATGAGCGCAACTTCGGCTTCACCCAGTTTGCCCTGGAGCTGAATGAGCTGACGGCAGAGCTGAAACGGTCACTGCCTTCCACCGACACGAGGCTCCGGCCAGACCAGAG GTACCTGGAGGAGGGGAACATACAGGCTGCTGAGGCCCAGAAGAGAAGGATCGAGCAGCTGCAGCGAGACAGGCGCAAAGTCATGGAGGAAAACAACATCGTACACCAGGCTCGCTTCTTCAGGTGCCTCGGCCTTGCCCTCCGCCCTGGGTCTCCCCTTGAGCCCTGCTTGGAACAGGGCAGGTGTGGGAGGCAGCACCTTAGGACCCTAGCCTGCCTTCTAGATGTTCACCCCTCACTGCCACCGCCTTCTCCCGCCAGGCGGCAGACAGATAGCAGCGGGAAGGAGTGGTGGGTGACCAACAATACCTACTGGAGGCTGCGGGCCGAGCCAGGCTACGGGAACATGGATGGGGCCGTGCTCTGGTAG
- the OSBPL7 gene encoding oxysterol-binding protein-related protein 7 isoform X2, whose product MDFQERDPPFLPESAQSSKPSSAQQASELWEVVEEPRGRLGTEGVMPERQEGHLLKKRKWPLKGWHKRYFVLEDGILHYATTRQDITKGKLHGSIDVRLSVMSINKKAQRIDLDTEDNIYHLKIKSQDLFQSWVAQLRAHRLAHRLDMSRGTLPSTTHRKVPGAQLPTAATASALPGLGPREKVSSWLRDSDGLDRCSHELSECQGKLQELHRLLQSLESLHRIPSAPVIPTHQASVTTERPKKGKRTSRMWCTQSFAKDDTIGRVGRLHGSVPNLSRYLESRDSSGTRGLPPTDYAHLQRSFWALAQKVHSSLSSVLAALTTERDRLRDMHQGSELSRMGVSEAPTGQRRLHSLSTSSDTTADSFSSLNPEEQEALYMKGRELTPQLSQTSILSLADSHTEFFDACEVLLSASSSENEGSEEEESCTSEITTSLSEEVLDLRGAERCQKGRPMGPPRRRCLPAASGPGADVSLWNILRNNIGKDLSKVSMPVQLNEPLNTLQRLCEELEYSSLLDQASRIADPCERMVYIAAFAVSAYSSTYHRAGCKPFNPVLGETYECERPDRGFRFISEQVSHHPPISACHAESENFAFWQDMKWKNKFWGKSLEIVPVGTVNVSLPRFGDHFEWNKVTSCIHNVLSGQRWIEHYGEVLIRNTQDSSCHCKITFCKAKYWSSNVHEVQGAVLSRSGRVLHRLFGKWHEGLYRGPTPGGQCIWKPNSMPPDHERNFGFTQFALELNELTAELKRSLPSTDTRLRPDQRYLEEGNIQAAEAQKRRIEQLQRDRRKVMEENNIVHQARFFRCLGLALRPGSPLEPCLEQGRCGRQHLRTLACLLDVHPSLPPPSPARRQTDSSGKEWWVTNNTYWRLRAEPGYGNMDGAVLW is encoded by the exons ATGGACTTCCAAGAGAGGGACCCGCCATTCCTGCCTGAGAGCGCACAGTCCTCAAAGCCCAGCAGTGCTCAGCAG GCCTCTGAGCTGTGGGAGGTGGTGGAGGAGCCTCGGGGCaggctggggacagagggtgtCATGCCTGAGAGGCAGGAAGGTCACCTGCTCAAGAAGAGGAAGTGGCCTCTGAAGGGCTGGCACAAG AGATACTTTGTGCTCGAGGATGGAATCCTTCATTATGCAACTACCCGGCAAGAC ATCACCAAGGGGAAGCTCCATGGCTCCATCGATGTCCGGCTGTCGGTCATGTCCATCAACAAAAAGGCCCAGCGCATTGACCTTGACACTGAAGACAACATCTACCACCTCAAG ATCAAATCCCAGGACCTGTTCCAGAGCTGGGTGGCACAGCTGCGTGCCCACCGCCTAGCCCACCGCCTGGACATGTCCCGTGGCACACTGCCCAGTACCACTCACCGGAAG GTTCCTGGTGCCCAGCTTCCAACAGCAGCTACTGCCTCAGCCCTACCTGGGCTTGGACCGCGGGAGAAGGTGTCTTCCTGGCTGAGGGACAGTGATGGGCTGGACCGTTGCTCTCATG AGCTCTCTGAGTGTCAGGGGAAGCTCCAGGAACTACACAGGCTCCTCCAGAGCCTGGAGTCCCTGCACCGAATCCCCTCAGCCCCTGTTATCCCTACACACCAG GCCTCAGTGACAACTGAAAGACCCAAGAAGGGGAAACGGACCAGCCGCATGTGGTGTACCCAGAGCTTTGCCAAGGATGATACCATTGGACGG GTTGGTCGTCTCCACGGCTCTGTTCCCAACCTGTCTCGCTACCTGGAGTCTCGGGACTCCTCGGGCACCCGTGGGCTGCCACCCACAGACTATGCCCACCTGCAGCGCAGCTTCTGGGCCCTGGCCCAGAAGG TGCACAGCTCCCTCAGCAGCGTCCTGGCCGCCCTCACCACGGAACGGGACCGACTGAGGGATATGCACCAGGGCTCAGAGTTGTCAAGGATGGGG GTCTCCGAGGCCCCCACTGGCCAGAGGCGCCTCCACTCACTGTCCACCTCCTCCGACACCACGGCGGACTCTTTCAGCTCCCTCAACCCTGAGGAG CAAGAAGCTCTGTACATGAAGGGGCGCGAGCTCACCCCCCAGCTGTCGCAGACCAGCATCCTGTCCCTTGCTGATTCCCACACAGAGTTCTTTGATGCCTGTGAGGTTCTCCTGTCCGCCAGCTCTTCTGAGAATGAG GGCTCAGAGGAGGAGGAGTCGTGTACCAGTGAAATCACCACCAGCCTGTCTGAGGAGGTGCTGGACCTCAGGGGAGCTGAGCGCTGTCAGAAAG GGAGACCCATGGGGCCACCCCGCCGTCGCTGCCTGCCGGCGGCCAGCGGACCTGGGGCTGACGTGAGCCTGTGGAACATTCTGCGCAACAACATCGGCAAAGACCTGTCCAAGGTGTCAATGCCTGTGCAGCTCAACGAGCCGCTCAACACTCTGCAGCGGCTCTGCGAGGAGCTGGAGTACAGCAGCCTCCTGGACCAGGCCAGCCGCATCGCCGACCCCTGCGAGCGCATG GTGTACATCGCAGCCTTTGCTGTCTCAGCCTACTCCTCTACGTACCACCGAGCTGGCTGCAAGCCCTTCAACCCTGTCCTGGGGGAGACCTATGAGTGTGAGCGGCCTGACCGAGGCTTCCGCTTCATCAGTGAGCAG GTCTCCCACCACCCCCCTATCTCGGCCTGCCATGCGGAGTCTGAGAACTTCGCCTTCTGGCAAG ATATGAAGTGGAAGAACAAGTTTTGGGGCAAATCCCTGGAGATTGTGCCTGTGGGAACAGTCAATGTCAGCCTGCCCAG GTTTGGGGACCACTTTGAGTGGAACAAGGTGACGTCTTGCATTCACAATGTCCTGAGCGGTCAGCGCTGGATTGAGCACTATGGGGAGGTGCTCATCCGGAACACACAGGACAGCTCCTGCCACTGCAAGATCACCTTCTGCAAG GCCAAGTACTGGAGTTCCAATGTCCACGAGGTACAGGGCGCTGTGCTCAGTCGGAGTGGCCGTGTCCTCCATCGACTCTTTGGGAAGTGGCACGAGGGGCTGTACCGGGGACCCACACCAGGCGGCCAGTGCATCTGGAAACCCA ACTCAATGCCCCCCGACCATGAGCGCAACTTCGGCTTCACCCAGTTTGCCCTGGAGCTGAATGAGCTGACGGCAGAGCTGAAACGGTCACTGCCTTCCACCGACACGAGGCTCCGGCCAGACCAGAG GTACCTGGAGGAGGGGAACATACAGGCTGCTGAGGCCCAGAAGAGAAGGATCGAGCAGCTGCAGCGAGACAGGCGCAAAGTCATGGAGGAAAACAACATCGTACACCAGGCTCGCTTCTTCAGGTGCCTCGGCCTTGCCCTCCGCCCTGGGTCTCCCCTTGAGCCCTGCTTGGAACAGGGCAGGTGTGGGAGGCAGCACCTTAGGACCCTAGCCTGCCTTCTAGATGTTCACCCCTCACTGCCACCGCCTTCTCCCGCCAGGCGGCAGACAGATAGCAGCGGGAAGGAGTGGTGGGTGACCAACAATACCTACTGGAGGCTGCGGGCCGAGCCAGGCTACGGGAACATGGATGGGGCCGTGCTCTGGTAG
- the OSBPL7 gene encoding oxysterol-binding protein-related protein 7 isoform X3 has translation MDFQERDPPFLPESAQSSKPSSAQQASELWEVVEEPRGRLGTEGVMPERQEGHLLKKRKWPLKGWHKRYFVLEDGILHYATTRQDITKGKLHGSIDVRLSVMSINKKAQRIDLDTEDNIYHLKIKSQDLFQSWVAQLRAHRLAHRLDMSRGTLPSTTHRKVPGAQLPTAATASALPGLGPREKVSSWLRDSDGLDRCSHELSECQGKLQELHRLLQSLESLHRIPSAPVIPTHQASVTTERPKKGKRTSRMWCTQSFAKDDTIGRVGRLHGSVPNLSRYLESRDSSGTRGLPPTDYAHLQRSFWALAQKVHSSLSSVLAALTTERDRLRDMHQGSELSRMGVSEAPTGQRRLHSLSTSSDTTADSFSSLNPEEQEALYMKGRELTPQLSQTSILSLADSHTEFFDACEVLLSASSSENEGSEEEESCTSEITTSLSEEVLDLRGAERCQKGGCVPGRPMGPPRRRCLPAASGPGADVSLWNILRNNIGKDLSKVSMPVQLNEPLNTLQRLCEELEYSSLLDQASRIADPCERMVYIAAFAVSAYSSTYHRAGCKPFNPVLGETYECERPDRGFRFISEQVSHHPPISACHAESENFAFWQDMKWKNKFWGKSLEIVPVGTVNVSLPRFGDHFEWNKVTSCIHNVLSGQRWIEHYGEVLIRNTQDSSCHCKITFCKAKYWSSNVHEVQGAVLSRSGRVLHRLFGKWHEGLYRGPTPGGQCIWKPNSMPPDHERNFGFTQFALELNELTAELKRSLPSTDTRLRPDQRYLEEGNIQAAEAQKRRIEQLQRDRRKVMEENNIVHQARFFRRQTDSSGKEWWVTNNTYWRLRAEPGYGNMDGAVLW, from the exons ATGGACTTCCAAGAGAGGGACCCGCCATTCCTGCCTGAGAGCGCACAGTCCTCAAAGCCCAGCAGTGCTCAGCAG GCCTCTGAGCTGTGGGAGGTGGTGGAGGAGCCTCGGGGCaggctggggacagagggtgtCATGCCTGAGAGGCAGGAAGGTCACCTGCTCAAGAAGAGGAAGTGGCCTCTGAAGGGCTGGCACAAG AGATACTTTGTGCTCGAGGATGGAATCCTTCATTATGCAACTACCCGGCAAGAC ATCACCAAGGGGAAGCTCCATGGCTCCATCGATGTCCGGCTGTCGGTCATGTCCATCAACAAAAAGGCCCAGCGCATTGACCTTGACACTGAAGACAACATCTACCACCTCAAG ATCAAATCCCAGGACCTGTTCCAGAGCTGGGTGGCACAGCTGCGTGCCCACCGCCTAGCCCACCGCCTGGACATGTCCCGTGGCACACTGCCCAGTACCACTCACCGGAAG GTTCCTGGTGCCCAGCTTCCAACAGCAGCTACTGCCTCAGCCCTACCTGGGCTTGGACCGCGGGAGAAGGTGTCTTCCTGGCTGAGGGACAGTGATGGGCTGGACCGTTGCTCTCATG AGCTCTCTGAGTGTCAGGGGAAGCTCCAGGAACTACACAGGCTCCTCCAGAGCCTGGAGTCCCTGCACCGAATCCCCTCAGCCCCTGTTATCCCTACACACCAG GCCTCAGTGACAACTGAAAGACCCAAGAAGGGGAAACGGACCAGCCGCATGTGGTGTACCCAGAGCTTTGCCAAGGATGATACCATTGGACGG GTTGGTCGTCTCCACGGCTCTGTTCCCAACCTGTCTCGCTACCTGGAGTCTCGGGACTCCTCGGGCACCCGTGGGCTGCCACCCACAGACTATGCCCACCTGCAGCGCAGCTTCTGGGCCCTGGCCCAGAAGG TGCACAGCTCCCTCAGCAGCGTCCTGGCCGCCCTCACCACGGAACGGGACCGACTGAGGGATATGCACCAGGGCTCAGAGTTGTCAAGGATGGGG GTCTCCGAGGCCCCCACTGGCCAGAGGCGCCTCCACTCACTGTCCACCTCCTCCGACACCACGGCGGACTCTTTCAGCTCCCTCAACCCTGAGGAG CAAGAAGCTCTGTACATGAAGGGGCGCGAGCTCACCCCCCAGCTGTCGCAGACCAGCATCCTGTCCCTTGCTGATTCCCACACAGAGTTCTTTGATGCCTGTGAGGTTCTCCTGTCCGCCAGCTCTTCTGAGAATGAG GGCTCAGAGGAGGAGGAGTCGTGTACCAGTGAAATCACCACCAGCCTGTCTGAGGAGGTGCTGGACCTCAGGGGAGCTGAGCGCTGTCAGAAAG GGGGGTGTGTTCCAGGGAGACCCATGGGGCCACCCCGCCGTCGCTGCCTGCCGGCGGCCAGCGGACCTGGGGCTGACGTGAGCCTGTGGAACATTCTGCGCAACAACATCGGCAAAGACCTGTCCAAGGTGTCAATGCCTGTGCAGCTCAACGAGCCGCTCAACACTCTGCAGCGGCTCTGCGAGGAGCTGGAGTACAGCAGCCTCCTGGACCAGGCCAGCCGCATCGCCGACCCCTGCGAGCGCATG GTGTACATCGCAGCCTTTGCTGTCTCAGCCTACTCCTCTACGTACCACCGAGCTGGCTGCAAGCCCTTCAACCCTGTCCTGGGGGAGACCTATGAGTGTGAGCGGCCTGACCGAGGCTTCCGCTTCATCAGTGAGCAG GTCTCCCACCACCCCCCTATCTCGGCCTGCCATGCGGAGTCTGAGAACTTCGCCTTCTGGCAAG ATATGAAGTGGAAGAACAAGTTTTGGGGCAAATCCCTGGAGATTGTGCCTGTGGGAACAGTCAATGTCAGCCTGCCCAG GTTTGGGGACCACTTTGAGTGGAACAAGGTGACGTCTTGCATTCACAATGTCCTGAGCGGTCAGCGCTGGATTGAGCACTATGGGGAGGTGCTCATCCGGAACACACAGGACAGCTCCTGCCACTGCAAGATCACCTTCTGCAAG GCCAAGTACTGGAGTTCCAATGTCCACGAGGTACAGGGCGCTGTGCTCAGTCGGAGTGGCCGTGTCCTCCATCGACTCTTTGGGAAGTGGCACGAGGGGCTGTACCGGGGACCCACACCAGGCGGCCAGTGCATCTGGAAACCCA ACTCAATGCCCCCCGACCATGAGCGCAACTTCGGCTTCACCCAGTTTGCCCTGGAGCTGAATGAGCTGACGGCAGAGCTGAAACGGTCACTGCCTTCCACCGACACGAGGCTCCGGCCAGACCAGAG GTACCTGGAGGAGGGGAACATACAGGCTGCTGAGGCCCAGAAGAGAAGGATCGAGCAGCTGCAGCGAGACAGGCGCAAAGTCATGGAGGAAAACAACATCGTACACCAGGCTCGCTTCTTCAG GCGGCAGACAGATAGCAGCGGGAAGGAGTGGTGGGTGACCAACAATACCTACTGGAGGCTGCGGGCCGAGCCAGGCTACGGGAACATGGATGGGGCCGTGCTCTGGTAG